One Paenibacillus sp. FSL H7-0737 DNA segment encodes these proteins:
- a CDS encoding spore germination protein has product MKSSETGTLSNRLKTNIDQLNGLLGGSSDVVIKELQIEENTNISLIYIDGLVDTQVLHNSILYSLQEHIPYEQLGKLEPEQKIEIIKKQILIAGDLTVIVDYSQFVHELLSGSVMLLLDGTSTALRIGLPGWEDRNVGEPSSQSVVRGPMEGFTENLRTNTALVRRKIKDSHLWLETVQIGRVTQTSVSIMYLSNIANKELVQEVKRRLNKIDTDSILESGYIEEFIQETVFTPFPTVYNSDRPDTIAAGILEGKVAIIVDGTPFVLLVPTFFVAFFQSAEDYYQRADIGTLLRLVRFISFFITLLAPSLYVAITTYHQEMIPTNLVISLAAQRESVPFPAFVEALIMEMTYEILREAGVRIPKNIGQAISIVGTLVIGQAAVAAGFISSAMVIIVSLTAISSFVIPETGMSIAARMIRFVLIALAGFIGLYGILFGIFIIVLHLSSLRSFGMPYMSPLGPYNSKDLKDSIFRFPWPFLKTRPAENKTQNLFRQSTSSDEESTQ; this is encoded by the coding sequence GTGAAAAGTTCGGAGACGGGTACACTATCAAACCGATTGAAAACCAATATTGATCAGTTGAACGGATTGCTGGGCGGAAGTTCTGATGTAGTGATAAAAGAGTTGCAGATAGAAGAAAATACTAATATTTCTTTGATTTACATAGATGGTCTTGTGGATACTCAGGTACTGCATAATTCAATTTTGTATTCTTTGCAGGAACATATTCCTTATGAACAGCTGGGAAAGCTTGAGCCCGAGCAGAAGATTGAGATTATTAAGAAACAGATATTAATAGCCGGTGATCTAACCGTTATCGTTGATTACAGCCAATTCGTACACGAATTGCTGTCCGGTAGTGTAATGCTGCTGCTCGATGGGACATCCACCGCTCTCCGGATCGGCTTACCAGGCTGGGAAGATCGCAATGTAGGGGAGCCCAGTTCCCAATCGGTTGTTCGAGGTCCAATGGAAGGATTCACTGAGAATTTACGGACGAATACGGCACTGGTTCGGCGGAAAATAAAAGATAGCCATTTATGGCTGGAAACCGTTCAGATCGGAAGGGTAACTCAAACCAGCGTATCCATTATGTATCTAAGCAACATCGCGAATAAGGAGTTGGTGCAAGAAGTAAAACGCCGTCTGAATAAAATTGATACGGACAGTATTCTCGAGAGTGGATATATTGAAGAATTTATTCAAGAGACGGTATTTACACCATTTCCTACCGTATACAACAGTGATCGTCCAGATACGATTGCAGCAGGTATTTTGGAAGGAAAAGTGGCCATTATTGTTGATGGAACTCCTTTTGTACTTTTGGTACCCACATTTTTTGTAGCATTTTTTCAGTCTGCTGAGGATTATTACCAAAGGGCCGATATTGGAACATTGCTGAGATTAGTTCGTTTTATTTCGTTTTTTATCACTTTGCTTGCACCTTCATTGTATGTTGCGATTACTACGTATCATCAGGAGATGATACCGACCAATCTTGTAATTAGTTTAGCTGCCCAGCGGGAAAGTGTCCCTTTTCCTGCTTTTGTCGAGGCGCTGATCATGGAAATGACTTATGAGATTTTGCGGGAGGCCGGGGTGCGGATACCTAAAAATATTGGACAGGCAATTTCCATTGTCGGAACGTTGGTGATTGGACAAGCAGCGGTTGCAGCGGGTTTTATTTCATCTGCAATGGTCATTATTGTATCGCTTACAGCCATTTCTAGCTTTGTTATTCCGGAGACAGGAATGTCAATAGCTGCGCGGATGATCCGTTTTGTGCTTATAGCTTTGGCCGGATTTATCGGATTATATGGAATTCTATTCGGTATTTTTATCATCGTACTGCATTTGTCGAGTTTGCGTTCTTTCGGAATGCCTTATATGAGTCCGCTCGGTCCTTATAATTCAAAAGACTTAAAAGACTCTATCTTTCGCTTTCCGTGGCCTTTTTTAAAGACAAGACCTGCTGAGAACAAGACGCAGAACCTATTTCGTCAAAGCACATCCAGTGATGAGGAATCGACACAATGA
- a CDS encoding Ger(x)C family spore germination protein: protein MNKKLVRGALRLMIALQFTLVLSGCWERKELNEVAFVLGIGIDKAETGYTVSMQVVIPSAISSQSNGGGGGTGVPVVVYKFTVPTFYDAQRMLNLDSSRTSYLGHIRVLVIGEELARSGVGEILDVFKRSREARMDFYVMVARDTTASDVLNVLTPMDKLPANKLFSSLDNSYKDSAKTVAVTLDDFIENLLAEGEHPVLTGVEVMGDPKEGGDKSNVERTMPKARLEYHTVAVFRKDKLIGWLNEGETIGYNYINDKVTSHSGAIAGEDGKPIVIEAIQASTKRKVKIIDGEPHIYLDVKTLCNIEEVQSTENLESESTIKRLEKETEERIIERMQNTVEQVTNRFNVDIMGFGQSIYHASPKAWTKLQQKKGDDYLKSLPIHYSASVVINRVGLTDNSFLEKIKE from the coding sequence ATGAATAAAAAATTAGTTAGAGGCGCTCTCCGATTGATGATAGCTCTCCAATTTACTTTAGTGCTAAGTGGCTGTTGGGAAAGAAAGGAGCTAAATGAGGTAGCCTTTGTTCTGGGGATAGGGATCGACAAGGCTGAAACTGGTTATACAGTTTCGATGCAAGTCGTTATTCCATCTGCGATTTCCTCACAATCGAATGGAGGAGGGGGAGGCACTGGAGTCCCAGTGGTTGTTTATAAATTTACGGTACCTACGTTTTATGATGCACAACGTATGTTGAATTTGGATAGTTCCAGGACGAGTTATCTTGGTCATATCCGGGTGTTAGTGATTGGAGAGGAACTTGCACGCTCCGGAGTGGGCGAGATACTCGACGTATTTAAAAGAAGTCGGGAAGCTCGAATGGATTTCTACGTCATGGTTGCCAGAGATACAACCGCCAGCGATGTCTTGAATGTCCTTACACCTATGGATAAATTACCAGCGAACAAATTATTTAGTTCCCTAGATAATTCTTATAAAGATTCAGCAAAAACAGTCGCTGTCACGCTGGATGATTTTATTGAAAATTTATTGGCTGAAGGTGAACATCCTGTACTGACCGGAGTGGAAGTTATGGGAGATCCCAAAGAGGGGGGAGATAAAAGCAATGTAGAGCGAACAATGCCTAAGGCGAGATTGGAATACCATACTGTAGCTGTGTTCAGAAAAGACAAACTGATCGGTTGGCTAAACGAGGGTGAAACGATTGGTTACAATTATATCAATGATAAGGTAACCTCACATTCTGGCGCGATAGCAGGGGAAGACGGAAAGCCTATTGTTATCGAAGCGATCCAGGCTTCAACCAAACGCAAAGTGAAAATTATTGATGGGGAGCCGCATATTTACCTTGACGTTAAGACGCTTTGCAACATTGAAGAAGTGCAAAGTACAGAAAATTTGGAATCGGAAAGCACCATAAAACGTTTGGAAAAGGAAACAGAGGAACGGATTATAGAGCGGATGCAAAACACTGTGGAGCAAGTAACTAATCGCTTCAATGTTGATATTATGGGATTTGGACAATCGATCTACCATGCCAGTCCTAAAGCCTGGACAAAGCTACAGCAAAAAAAAGGCGACGATTACCTTAAATCATTGCCCATCCATTATAGTGCCTCAGTAGTTATTAACCGCGTAGGTCTCACAGATAATTCTTTTCTTGAAAAAATCAAGGAGTGA